GTCATACCGACAGCCGTCAAAATAGAGTCAACAGAGAAAATTAAATCGATTAACAGGATTTGTAAAATAACATTCGAAAAAGATTTCTTTGCGGCGGTTTCAATACTTTTTTCCTCTTCTCCTTTATGATCCACTTTTTCACTGATTTCTTTGGTGCTTTTGTAAATCAGGAACAAGCCTCCTAAAAATAAAATAATCGCCTGTCCGGTAAAATCAGCTTCGAGCCAGCCCCAGTGGATACTGAAAACAGTTGCTTTCATGGCAATCAAATACGAAATCCCTAACAAAAGTGCAATTCGCATAAACATAGCCAAAAACAAACCAATCCGGGTGGCTTTTTTGCGGTCCTGTTCTGGTAGTTTGCCCGTAACGATCGAGATGAAAATAATGTTGTCAATTCCCAGAACAATTTCCAGAAATGTCAGGGTCAGTAATGCAATCCAGGCATCAGGGTTTAAAAATACTTCCATGTAAATCTTAATTTACATTCAAATTACTATTTTTTATTCGATTTTAAAAACTTTTCCGTGCTGTTTTTCCTCAGAACCGACCATGCCAAATTCAAAAGTATACGAATCTTTCGAAGTCGTTAATATTTTCATGTCAATAGCTTTTTCTTCCGCCATATTTTTCGGATGTTTTTTCTGCAGAATATACTCGCAGTCACTTACCCAGCGTATGGTTGAGGTATCGGTTTTTCCTTCAAAAGTTTCAATTTCAATACTGTCCTTACGCTCAAAAATCGTTGTTTTTTTTACACCGTTTACTTCAAACTCAAATTTGAATTTTCCGTTTTTGAAATCTTTGCAGTTGTGCTCTGCATTGTAACACGATACTAAAGCAAGTATTGGAAATAATAATATAATTTTTTTCATTTTAAATAAGTTTTTTTTAGGAGCTGATTCCTGCTTTCCACTGCAATCTTTTTATTTTTGAAGGAAAAATAAAAAGGATTTTCGTTGCAATCAGGGCTAGGGCAGTCGTTTTCATCAGAAAATTTAAACAGAGAATTAATTATTTAAGTCTGCTTAATTCATCATCTGTAAAATTCTTTATTTCTTTTTCTTTGGCAAACTTTTCGGCATTGTAATTCCCGGATTTATTTTTCGGAATCGATAAACTGTCCCAGGAACTATTTTTCAGTTGTTTCGCATAAAAAACAATCTGCCCGATATGATACGGATAATGTGCCAATTGCCTGTTAATCGCTTCAATAACCGTGTGACCTTCATTTCGAATATAAATGATATGCGATAGCTGTTCCGGTTTCAAATTGTTTAAAGCGTCAAAAAACACATCCCATCCTTTATTCCAGACGTTAATGACTTCTTCTTTTGAATCTAAATCATTTTCGAATTCTGAATCGCGGTTGCGCCATTCCTTTTCGCCATCAGAGGTTAGAAAATCTGTCCATCGTGAGAGCATATTTCCCGAAATATGTTTGATTATAGTCGCAATACTATTGGTATCTTCGTTGACGGCAATAAAAAGCTGTTCGGGCTCTAATTGATCGATTGACTTTTCGCCCAGCATTTTATAATACAAAAATTGCTTTTTAACACTTTCCAGATAAGATTCGTTTATTTCCATGCTTATACAATTTTAATGTCATATTTATCTAAAAGTCCCACGATTCCCTGAGTCGAAAATTGAGCTTTTTTCATCGGGTTAAATTCGGGATCGATTTTGTAATGGTAAGCTGTTCTAAAATCAACCGCGGCTAGTTGTGTTTCATTAAAGATAGCACCATCCAAATCACAATTATCAAAAACCGAACTCGTTAAATTGGTTCCTATAAAAGTAACTTCCCTTACAGAACAATTGATAAACTTTGTTTTCGGCATTTTTTTATTCGAAAAAATGGCATAATCCAAAGTGCTTTCTTCAAAATAAACCTGAAATAAAAAGTCATCACATTCGTTAAAGGCAATTCCTAAAAGCTTGCAGTTTTTAAAAGTCACGTTCTTTAAACTCGTTCCGGCAAGACTCGTCATTGACAAATTACAGTCAATAAACTCGCAATCTAAAAAAGTATTGTAGGCAAAATTGCTATTCGAAAAATCACAGTTTTTAAAGACACAATCTTCAAACTCACGGTTATTTATTTTTTTGTCAATATAAATGACTTTCTCGAATGTTTTTTGAATGTGGATTAGGTTTTCCATGAATGTTTTTTGGATTTTCGGGCATTGTGACGTACCCTTAAAATGTAGATGTTTTTTTCGGTTATTTGATAAGAAACTGCAAAATCATAAATTGCATAAACTCTAAAACTACCATCATTGTTAGTTTTTTGTTTGTCGAGTTTATAAATTTCAGGTTGCGTTTTTAATATCTCAGTGCTGTCAAAAATGGTGTTGACTACTTTATCAGCAATTGTAATCGATTTGCTTTCAAAGAAAATATAAAAATGAATGTCTTCTAATTGGTCTAGCGCATTGCTTGACCAAATTATTTTCTTCCCCATTTTTTTGCAATTTCTCTTGCCTGATCTTCTGTATAAAAGTTGCCTTTTTTGATGCTTTCTAAAGCATTATCGATATCAACATTATATGAACTATCTGAATCAATGTCAGAATTGTTGACTGATTGTAAAAGGTTTTTTAGTTTTTGTACAAAAGAAGGATCCTTAACTTTGTCAATTTCCTGATGAATCCAGTTTATTTCTGCCTTAATATCCATAAATATTTAATTTTAGTAAAGATATAAATTAGTCATTAAATAAACCTTTCATAATAGTTTTCAATCCGTAGAAGATTAAAAACATGGAGCTTAAACAAGCCACGATTCCAATTCCCAAAACCAGATAATGCCAGTTGGTATGCTGATTCATAAATGCATTATAAATCAACGATGGACCAATAAACATCAACGGAAGTGCGCCAGTTAAATATTTAATACCTTTTCCTAATAACTGTTTATTTGTTGCCATTTGTTTTTTTAGTTTACTTCGTTTGTTCGGCTTTCAGCCTCGTGTCAGGTTTAAGGTTTCAGGTTTCGCTCTTTGCGTTAACAAATCCCACGCATCTTGCATCTCACACAAAACTTTTACTTATTATAATTGTCAACAGCATTCCTCACGCTGCCATATTTTTTTAATAATTCAGAGGCTTCTTCATACGAAACGGGAATTTCTCCCATAATCATTTTTACTCCGCGGTCAACCAGTTTGCTATTGCTCAACTGCATATCGACCATTTTGTTGCCCTTTACTTTTCCAAGCTGAATCATCGATGCAGTCGAAATCATGTTTAAAACCAATTTTTGTGCAGTTCCGGCTTTCATTCTTGAACTTCCGGTTACAAATTCAGGTCCTACAACAACTACTACAGGAAATTTTGCTGTTAGTGCTAATGGACTTCCTTCATTACAGGTAATACAGCCTGTAGCAATATTATTTTCGTTACAGGTTTCCAACCCGCCAATAACATACGGGGTTGTTCCCGAAGCGGCAATTCCAATTACAATATCATTCTTATTGATATCGTGTGCCTGCAAATCAATCCAGGCTTGTGTGGCATTGTCTTCTGCATTTTCTACGGCACGACGAATGGCTGTGTCGCCGCCGGCAATGATCCCGTTTACCAAATCAAACGGAACACCAAAAGTAGGAGGACATTCGGAAGCATCTACAACTCCCAAACGTCCGGATGTTCCGGCTCCAATGTAAAAAATACGTCCTCCCAATTTTAAATTGGCGACAGTCTGCGCTACCAAAGCTTCGATTTGTGGTAAAGCCTTTTCAACAGCATTGGGTACAGTTTTGTCCTCGTTATTAATATTGGTCAACAGTTCGTGAACTGACATTTTTTCTAAATGTTCATATTTTGAAGATTGTTCGGTAGTTTTTGTAAACGTCATTTTTTGTAGAAATAGTTATCCTCCAAAATTAAACTTTTTTATCGCAAATAGGGAAAAATTAAAAGACAAAGTCATTAAGATTTTAATCTTTTTGGGAATGATTTTGTTTTTGGTTAAACCACTTATAAACCTTGATTAAAAAACTAAAATGGTATATTTGTTACATAATAGAAGATAAATGGATCAATTAGTTTTATTGGAAGGCATCGCCAAAATTTCAGTTTTTGTTTCTTTATTAATGGCATTTTTTCTGCTGACCGTTAAAACGGAAAACAAATTGGCTAACCGTTTATTTGCTTTCTTTTTTATTTTTTCTGCCATCGATCTCAGCGGATTTTTTACGTACATATACAATGAAAATCATAGGAACTTAGAGATTTTCAGGTCAACTTTCTGTTTGTTAGGGATGCCGTCGTTTTATCTTTATGTACTTGCTGCCTGTTATTCTGATTTTAAATTGCAGTGGAAACATTTAGTCCATTTGGTTCCTTTTGTAATTGTCAATTTACTTTTTATTCCCAGAATCTATATTAGTATTCAGGAAGGAACTTTTACCGGTATTCTAAATCAAATGTCAGAGATTTACTTTATTCAGATTTTGATTGAATTTCAGTATGTGTATTATATCGTGAGTGTATTTTTGATTTTGAAGAAATACAAAGAAATTTATTTAGAAAATTACACCAATCCAGGAACTTCGACTTATAAATGGCTTTTTCAGATGACCTGCGTTTTTCTAGCGGCACATTCGGTTGTACTATCAAAAAATATAATACGCTACAGCGGTGTAAGGGAAGTTTTTCTTTGGGCAAACGTGCTTGTCGGAACGATAGCATTATTTATAACCTGTTGGTTTATAATGAAAGCCTTAAAACATCCGGAACTTTTTAGAGGAATTAATTCTAAATTACAACTAACGAAAGATATTATTCCTGAAATAGAAGAAAAATCAGAATCTGTAAATACACAAAACGACGTAATTAGTGGTCAGATTTCAAGTTTAAGAAAATATATGACGGAAAAAGAACCTTTTCTTGATCCGTCGCTTACGATTCAGGAACTGAGTAATCAGATTAACATTCCGGTTCGGGATTTATCGATTTTGATTAATCACCATATGGATCAGCATTTTTTTGATTTTGTGAATGAATATCGCATTCAAAAAGCCATGCATATTTTAAAAGATCAATCGAAAAGTCAGCTTACTGTGTTGGAAATTTTATACGAAGTCGGTTTTAATTCAAAATCTTCGTTTAATACGTCTTTCAAAAAATATACAAATTTAACGCCGACAGCTTATAGAAATGCTTCATAATTAAGGTTTTGTAAAAAGTCGTACTTCATAACAAATAAAGTCGAACCAATTTCATGATTAGAAAATGGTTCGACTTTTTTTATCGGTCGTGTAAGGAAATTTTCTAAGGCAACTTTGCTTCAAATTAATCGAACAAGTAAAATTAGAAACCATGAAAAAATTACAAATCCTTATCTTTTTAGTATTGCCTTTATTTTGTTTCGCACAATCAACATTAAAATTAAAAGGAAAAATAGCAAGTGAAAAAACCCCGTTAGAATGGGCAGATGTTTTGATCTTGAACCAGGAAGGGAAAATTGTTGATGGAACGACAACCAGACAAGATGGTTCTTTTGAAATCAATCTTAAAAGCGGTTCATATAAAATCGGCATCACTCTTTTGGGTTTTGCCGATTATGAAAAAGAAATTTTATTAGAAAAAGACACTGATTTAGGCATCATTATCCTTAAAGCAAATGAGACAAAATTAAACGAAGTTGTCATTCAGTCTAAAAAGAAAACTATCGAACAAAAAACAGATCGTCTCGTTTACAATCTCGAGAATAATGTTACAACGGTCGGGGGTGATGCTTTGAGTGCTATTAATACTGCCCCCGGAGTTGTGGTAAAAAATGATTTGATTACTATATTAGGAAAAGGAACTTCCCGCATGATGATCGATGGACGTTTGATTGAATTAACAGGTGAAGAACTCAATAACTTTTTAAAATCAATTTCGGCAGCAGATATTAAAAATATTGAGATTATCAGCAATCCACCGGCAAAATATGAAGCAGACGGTTTTGGCGGACTGATTAATATTATCATGAAAAAAGGAGTTCGTGATTCATGGAAAAACACAACGACAGCTTCTTATGATCAGAATAAATACGGAATTTATACTTTAAGAAATAATTTCTTCTATAACAAAAATAAGTTTCGATTTTCTGCAAGTGTGAATGGAAAAACGGGTTATAAAAATGCTGATGAAAACTTGGAAATGTATTTTCCTGACGGACTTTCTAAAATGACAAGTGTCACTAAAGTGAAAAACGAAAACCTTTCCGGAAAAATGGCTTTAGATTATGATTTATCTGATCGCACAACAATTGGTTTTCAGTTTATGAATGACAGAAATAATCCTGATTTTGGTTCAGATATCAGAATTGAAAAGTATAATCTTCAGAATGAATTACAGAATGTAACGCTGAATAAAAGCGCTACGGATAAAGGATCAAAAAATCAAACTTATAATACGCATTTTATTACCAAATTAGATTCTTTGAACAGAAAACTATCTTTTGATACAGACTACTTTAATTACAGCTCAAAATTTGACAGAGATTTTATCGCCAATAATTATACTCCTGATATGCAATTTGTTGATGTAAATCAGGCAGGAAGAAATATCTCGAATCAGGATATTGATAACTGGAGTTTTAAAGCCGATATGGAACATCCTTTTCATACATTTAATTTGTATTATGGTGCAAAAGTGAGTTTTACAAATAGTGTGAGTGATGTGCTTTTTTATGACAATATTTCAGGAACACCGGAATTAGATCCGAATCAGTCAAACCGTTTTAAATACACGGAGAATAATCAGGCGATTTACATTAACGGAGATAAAAAGATAAATGAAAAATGGAATCTGCAAATGGGATTACGACTTGAAAACACGCAAACAACTGGATTTTCAGAAACGCTGAATCAGGAAAATGTAAATAATTATTTGAAGCTGTTTCCAACGTTTTATGCTTCATACAAGAAAAACGAAAACAATACTTTTAGTTTAAATTATGGAAAAAGAATCAACAGACCGCGTTTTGATTTACTGAATCCGTTTAAGGTTTATATCAACAGTAATAGTTATTCTGAAGGAAATCCGTTTTTAAAACCTTCATTTTCTGATAATTTTGAATTGTCATATTCCTATAAAGAAATATTGAGAACGAGTGTTTTTATGAATGTAATTACAAATGGTTACGGCGTTATTTTTACCTCGATTCCGGAAACAAATACACAGATTGTAACGCGTGAGAACTATTTTAAAGGTTTAAATTATGGTTTAGGTGAAACCTATTCGGCTAGTTTTACAGATTGGTGGGAAAGTGAAAATTCATTATACTTTTTAGGCTCAAAGACAGAATTTACAAAGGATTTTAATGCAATGCCATCAAATAGCCTGCAAATTGATTTTACTACAAACAACACGTTTGTTTTAGGTAAAACAACAAAGCTTCAAATTGATTTTAATTACAGTACACCTTTTAAAAATGGTTTGTATAAAGTCGGATATGTTTCTAGTTTTGATATTGGCTTCAAACAGGATTTGTTTCATAAAACGCTCCAGGTTGCATTTCTGGCAAATGATATTTTTAATACTTCTTATTTAAAAGATTTTACTTCGGTTGTAAATGGCGTAAAACAAGTTTACAGTCAAAATGAAAGTAATCGATTTGTTCGTTTGTCTGTGGTTTATAATTTTGGAAACAAAAAGATAAATGTGAAAGAACGCAATTTTGGAAATCAGGAAGAGAGAAAGAGAACGGGGAGTTAAATTAGATAATTTGTCAATTTGATACTTAGATAACTTTTGGGTGTGACCGCATTTACAAAAGGCGCTATTTAACAAACCGTTTATGTGCACCTTTTGTAAATGCGGTCGGGCTATCCGCACTACTTCGGTAGTTTGCTGCTATCCCTCACACAAACAATAAGATATGATTACATAATGAGTTAATTAGGTAATTATATAATGTTTTGGAGGCTTAAAAAAAATGAATTCAGATATTTAATCAATGTAAATAATCATCTAATTGACAAATTTTCTAATTATAAAAAGAATGCCAAAAGGATTCCGAGAACAATCATCGAAACTTTGGCAACATTGAATTTATGTCCTTCGCTGCTTTCGAAAATGATAGTTGATGAAATGTGGAATAAAATTCCGATTACAATGGCTGTGATTTCGGTGTAATATTCGTTTAATAAAGGTAAAAACTCAGAAGCTACAGTTCCCAGCGGAGTCATGACAGCAAAGGTTAGCATGAAAGCAAAAATGGCCTTTTTATTTAAATCGGCATTGATGAAAAAGGTCGTTAAAATAACTGCAATTGGCAAATGATGAATCGCAATTCCGATAGCTAAACCATGATGATGGCTTACAGGAAAACCTTCTAAAAAAGCATGAATACAAAGACTTATAAAAAGCAGCCAAGGAATCTGAGACATTTTTGCATGCCCGTGAACGTGTCCGTGTTCTGCGCCTTTTGAGAAAAACTCAAGAATGATCTGGAATAAAATTCCGACCATAATGAATAAACCAATATTAT
The Flavobacterium flavigenum genome window above contains:
- a CDS encoding helix-turn-helix domain-containing protein — translated: MDQLVLLEGIAKISVFVSLLMAFFLLTVKTENKLANRLFAFFFIFSAIDLSGFFTYIYNENHRNLEIFRSTFCLLGMPSFYLYVLAACYSDFKLQWKHLVHLVPFVIVNLLFIPRIYISIQEGTFTGILNQMSEIYFIQILIEFQYVYYIVSVFLILKKYKEIYLENYTNPGTSTYKWLFQMTCVFLAAHSVVLSKNIIRYSGVREVFLWANVLVGTIALFITCWFIMKALKHPELFRGINSKLQLTKDIIPEIEEKSESVNTQNDVISGQISSLRKYMTEKEPFLDPSLTIQELSNQINIPVRDLSILINHHMDQHFFDFVNEYRIQKAMHILKDQSKSQLTVLEILYEVGFNSKSSFNTSFKKYTNLTPTAYRNAS
- a CDS encoding DUF1572 family protein, whose product is MEINESYLESVKKQFLYYKMLGEKSIDQLEPEQLFIAVNEDTNSIATIIKHISGNMLSRWTDFLTSDGEKEWRNRDSEFENDLDSKEEVINVWNKGWDVFFDALNNLKPEQLSHIIYIRNEGHTVIEAINRQLAHYPYHIGQIVFYAKQLKNSSWDSLSIPKNKSGNYNAEKFAKEKEIKNFTDDELSRLK
- the murQ gene encoding N-acetylmuramic acid 6-phosphate etherase, with product MTFTKTTEQSSKYEHLEKMSVHELLTNINNEDKTVPNAVEKALPQIEALVAQTVANLKLGGRIFYIGAGTSGRLGVVDASECPPTFGVPFDLVNGIIAGGDTAIRRAVENAEDNATQAWIDLQAHDINKNDIVIGIAASGTTPYVIGGLETCNENNIATGCITCNEGSPLALTAKFPVVVVVGPEFVTGSSRMKAGTAQKLVLNMISTASMIQLGKVKGNKMVDMQLSNSKLVDRGVKMIMGEIPVSYEEASELLKKYGSVRNAVDNYNK
- a CDS encoding DNA topoisomerase IV produces the protein MKKIILLFPILALVSCYNAEHNCKDFKNGKFKFEFEVNGVKKTTIFERKDSIEIETFEGKTDTSTIRWVSDCEYILQKKHPKNMAEEKAIDMKILTTSKDSYTFEFGMVGSEEKQHGKVFKIE
- a CDS encoding ZIP family metal transporter, whose translation is MNYLLPLFSVLLGYAVALFIKPKNKTNLKLLLAFSGSFLLSLTVMHLLPEVYEAHNHNIGLFIMVGILFQIILEFFSKGAEHGHVHGHAKMSQIPWLLFISLCIHAFLEGFPVSHHHGLAIGIAIHHLPIAVILTTFFINADLNKKAIFAFMLTFAVMTPLGTVASEFLPLLNEYYTEITAIVIGILFHISSTIIFESSEGHKFNVAKVSMIVLGILLAFFL
- a CDS encoding TonB-dependent receptor domain-containing protein, producing the protein MKKLQILIFLVLPLFCFAQSTLKLKGKIASEKTPLEWADVLILNQEGKIVDGTTTRQDGSFEINLKSGSYKIGITLLGFADYEKEILLEKDTDLGIIILKANETKLNEVVIQSKKKTIEQKTDRLVYNLENNVTTVGGDALSAINTAPGVVVKNDLITILGKGTSRMMIDGRLIELTGEELNNFLKSISAADIKNIEIISNPPAKYEADGFGGLINIIMKKGVRDSWKNTTTASYDQNKYGIYTLRNNFFYNKNKFRFSASVNGKTGYKNADENLEMYFPDGLSKMTSVTKVKNENLSGKMALDYDLSDRTTIGFQFMNDRNNPDFGSDIRIEKYNLQNELQNVTLNKSATDKGSKNQTYNTHFITKLDSLNRKLSFDTDYFNYSSKFDRDFIANNYTPDMQFVDVNQAGRNISNQDIDNWSFKADMEHPFHTFNLYYGAKVSFTNSVSDVLFYDNISGTPELDPNQSNRFKYTENNQAIYINGDKKINEKWNLQMGLRLENTQTTGFSETLNQENVNNYLKLFPTFYASYKKNENNTFSLNYGKRINRPRFDLLNPFKVYINSNSYSEGNPFLKPSFSDNFELSYSYKEILRTSVFMNVITNGYGVIFTSIPETNTQIVTRENYFKGLNYGLGETYSASFTDWWESENSLYFLGSKTEFTKDFNAMPSNSLQIDFTTNNTFVLGKTTKLQIDFNYSTPFKNGLYKVGYVSSFDIGFKQDLFHKTLQVAFLANDIFNTSYLKDFTSVVNGVKQVYSQNESNRFVRLSVVYNFGNKKINVKERNFGNQEERKRTGS
- a CDS encoding pentapeptide repeat-containing protein translates to MENLIHIQKTFEKVIYIDKKINNREFEDCVFKNCDFSNSNFAYNTFLDCEFIDCNLSMTSLAGTSLKNVTFKNCKLLGIAFNECDDFLFQVYFEESTLDYAIFSNKKMPKTKFINCSVREVTFIGTNLTSSVFDNCDLDGAIFNETQLAAVDFRTAYHYKIDPEFNPMKKAQFSTQGIVGLLDKYDIKIV
- a CDS encoding TerC family protein, producing the protein MEVFLNPDAWIALLTLTFLEIVLGIDNIIFISIVTGKLPEQDRKKATRIGLFLAMFMRIALLLGISYLIAMKATVFSIHWGWLEADFTGQAIILFLGGLFLIYKSTKEISEKVDHKGEEEKSIETAAKKSFSNVILQILLIDLIFSVDSILTAVGMTNGVEGALTIMITAVIISVIVMMLFAVPVGNFVNKNPSIQILGLSFLILIGFMLITESMHLSNAELIGEHIGAIPKGYLYFAITFSLAVEFINMRIRKKKS
- a CDS encoding type II toxin-antitoxin system RelE/ParE family toxin; protein product: MGKKIIWSSNALDQLEDIHFYIFFESKSITIADKVVNTIFDSTEILKTQPEIYKLDKQKTNNDGSFRVYAIYDFAVSYQITEKNIYILRVRHNARKSKKHSWKT
- a CDS encoding DUF6095 family protein; amino-acid sequence: MATNKQLLGKGIKYLTGALPLMFIGPSLIYNAFMNQHTNWHYLVLGIGIVACLSSMFLIFYGLKTIMKGLFND